ATTACCAAGCCGGATAACGCACCACTGACAAATACATTGAGTGGCGCATATGAACTGAATGAACTTTTGGCGACAGAAAGCTGCGGCATGTTTATCCAGCCAAGCATCCATGCAGCCATGACTAAGCAAAAACTACCCGCAATAAATAACATTGCAGGGTGGGTGGCGACACTGCCAAACAAATATCCCAGCTTGGCGGCAAAATAACCTAATAAACTGTAGCTAAGTGCAAGACCTAACACATATAAACAGGTATATGCTGTTGACTGGTAAACATTGTTTGCATGCTGGCGTACCACTGCAACGGTAATTGGCAGCATCGGGTAAACACAGGGTGTTAGGCTGGTTAATACGCCTGTTACAAATATTACCAGCACCACATACAGCGAAGCTTTATCGCTGACGAGGGCTTCTTGAATAAACATTTCCATACTGAGCTCGCTTTAAAAATTGGCTTGCATCAGTGTTGCTGTTATTTGCCCCAAACCCTATTAAATCGATATAAAATCCATCTAAAATAAATATATTTATATATTTTTCAATGTATTAAGTTCTAGCTTGGCGTTTGTTAAAGGTTTTGTTTTGCTGTGCTTTGATTTATTATTTAGGCCTATTTTGATTTGTGGATGGATGCGCTGTTGTTTCGTTTTAGTGATTATGAATTTGAACCAGAAACAGGTTACCTAACGCGGTTGAACGATGCCCAAACTCAGCAGCCGGTGTTACTGCGAAATAAGGTTGCTAATTTACTGACCTATTTTTTGCAGCACCCAAATGAACTCATTGCTAAAGAAACCTTGCTTACACATTTATGGCAGCATGGTGACTATCGCGAATCAGCATTAACGCAAAGTATTCGTGAGTTACGTTTGGCCCTAAACGATGATGCTAAATCGCCGTGTTACATTAAAACAATTCCACAACGTGGTTATCAGTGGATTTGCCCAATAACACGTGACGTAAATCAGGCAGAATCAAAGCATTCTGAACAACCAACAGCAAAAAAAATACAGACAGAAAACACGTTAAATAAATCCCTAGGTTTATGGATTGTTGTGGGCGTTTTAATGTTAGCCGGGTTAATATTGGCTATTGGAATTTGGCAACTTAATAGCGGTAATGTTGCTAACCATAGCGAACAACAAAACCAAGTTACATCGCGTTTGCGAGTAATGGTGCTGCCGTTTATTAACGATACACAACAGCCAAGCATGGCATGGCTAGAACATGGCCTGTCAGATATGTTGGCGGTCGATTTAAAGCGCTCTCAACGGGTTGATGTGATTTCGCCCTCTGAGGCACATTTATCGTTGTTGAAAAATGAGTTGCCGTGGCCCGCAATGCCAGTACAAATACGTAACTTACTCGATAAACTTGGGGCAAATGTCGCTATTTTCGCAAGTGTGCGCATGCATCAGCAAAAACAAGTTATCGACTTTCAGGCAATCTATTCTGATGGACGCATCAAACAGGGTAGTTTGAGCTATGACGAGTTAGCGTCGCATATTGAAGTTATCTCGCAGCAGATCCTAGCAATGATAAACGTTCATAAACACAATAATAAAAAAGCGCTTCCTGATATTTCCGCAATGGCGATCGCTCAAGGCATGCAAGCATTGCAAACCACGGGTGCTGCAGAGGCGATTAAATATTTTCAAGCAGCAAACACCATATCGCAAACAAATTGGGCAAGCGCTTATTTGGCAAGAAGTTATATTGCTGTGGGAAAATGGTCAGAGGCTCGCATCGAATTTAGTAAAATTGGGCAAAACGACCTAAAATACGACCCACTACTTAATGCCTTTATCGCGTATTGGCAGGCAATTATCGCGACACGTCAAGGCAGTAGCGACCAACACGCTTTGATTGAGAAAAGCATTCACGCCAGTATCAACAGCCAAGACCCACAATTAATCGCAGAAAGTTATCGTTTACAAGCGTCATTGGCTTGGCAAGCAATGAAATGGCAGCAACATGATGAATTACTAAAAAAAGCAGCGAA
This region of Pseudoalteromonas spongiae UST010723-006 genomic DNA includes:
- a CDS encoding cytochrome c biogenesis protein CcdA, with amino-acid sequence MEMFIQEALVSDKASLYVVLVIFVTGVLTSLTPCVYPMLPITVAVVRQHANNVYQSTAYTCLYVLGLALSYSLLGYFAAKLGYLFGSVATHPAMLFIAGSFCLVMAAWMLGWINMPQLSVAKSSFSSYAPLNVFVSGALSGLVMAPCTSPVLGMLLMYVSTEQAPLVGPIYLFAFALGLSALLFIAGIFSNVLNSLPKSGPWLNGFKYILAALLIGVALYFYFQITF
- a CDS encoding winged helix-turn-helix domain-containing protein, yielding MFRFSDYEFEPETGYLTRLNDAQTQQPVLLRNKVANLLTYFLQHPNELIAKETLLTHLWQHGDYRESALTQSIRELRLALNDDAKSPCYIKTIPQRGYQWICPITRDVNQAESKHSEQPTAKKIQTENTLNKSLGLWIVVGVLMLAGLILAIGIWQLNSGNVANHSEQQNQVTSRLRVMVLPFINDTQQPSMAWLEHGLSDMLAVDLKRSQRVDVISPSEAHLSLLKNELPWPAMPVQIRNLLDKLGANVAIFASVRMHQQKQVIDFQAIYSDGRIKQGSLSYDELASHIEVISQQILAMINVHKHNNKKALPDISAMAIAQGMQALQTTGAAEAIKYFQAANTISQTNWASAYLARSYIAVGKWSEARIEFSKIGQNDLKYDPLLNAFIAYWQAIIATRQGSSDQHALIEKSIHASINSQDPQLIAESYRLQASLAWQAMKWQQHDELLKKAAKLTDNYTELAATADSLFYLGQPNNVGLEKSPYNDLAKNKERLTKALSFYQTLGNLEKIAATQLAIAQNYYFDQEKREIALQDALARFAELNLPYELAMAELYAGFYHMQLHQGQLAEQYFKQAKHGFEKLGAKSALPWADFYIAFSYLDQGLDQSELGRHGQNPEMLKRAINAFQTLLPNTQSDVIKASSYVFVAWAYTDLQQFDKAKHALKLALTHSSDPALTLTNEYARYSLMYIYLLQDQAQKVLEIEKRPWRTRLQAVYVAKAYAALAQYNKAANTLNDLKEVMPGYFTIQDNDLLEAYRRQNRAGSIMLEQTLPKAHSVYCETDWSIDISKHAN